AGTAGACATCTAGCAGTCCCTGCCACCCAGCTCCTTTCTGTTGAAGTATCTAGCCTTTAGGAAATATGAGCCtaggtttaaaagaaatgtataattacacagacattttaatttctgaaatgaGTGTTTGGAACCGAAAGTGACAACAGTGAATGACTGGGGGGGAAAAAGTGATGGGATCCACCTAAGATTTCATGCGAGGTAAGAAAAGTCTGCAATAGCGGGTTTACAGGAGCAGTCAGATGGAAATAAAAAGTTGCTGTTTTAACAACTTTACTGGGTTCTTCTTTTGTAACATTTTATACTACTTTGTAGAGATGTTAAGCAAATTTTAAGATGAAATAAGTCTAAAGATTTCATAACAATATTGATAAAGCTTGATATTCTTTGTTATTACATTTAAAGTAAGTTATAAATCTACATTTAAAGGATGACAGCTTGCTATTATTGAGGAAAACGTCAGTTTTACTGCAATTTCAAAAACAGCAATGTTGCACACAACAGCGTAAATACTTTGCTTTTTAAAGTGGTTACTTTTAATTAGGGATGCTCATTTGCCTATGATTGCTAGAAAGTGAAATTGCTGCCTCCAACATCTCACGACTGACAAAGTTGGAGAGTCAAAATAAAAGCTATTTACATGACTTTTAGTTATAACTCTTTTAAGACCGcctatgaaaaaataaactaacatatGTTATTtattgaaaggagaaaagaaaagcaggaaagaaaaagcagcatCCTTCATggtctttcattcatttcatcaaTCAAGACACACAAGGCAGCATCTTTCTCTATAATTTGGTCTCTCCTATGActggaattttctctttgttgttgatTCTGTCCAGTACAATTGCTGCTATCATCAGCATCCATTGGTTCAGATTTTACTCTCATTCCTGCTTCTGAATGAGGCAAATCATCAGGCAAAGAAGCCAAGCAACTTTGAATCATCTCAATGACTCGTTCCAGATGCTTCTGAAACCGCTCAGCTGTTTCAAGACGTTGACGTTTCTGCACTTCCATCATGACTCTCAATGTCTCTCTGGCTTGGTGGGGTCGGTATTCATTTATAAGATGATGCACATGTACAAAAAGCAGCTTAAGATCTTCCAGTTTCTCTTCTCGTTTTATGCTCCCAGGGCTCCTTATCAAAATATCTAAAAGGTCTAAGAAATTAATAAGGATAGACATATTCAGTTTTCTCAGTTCTTTCTTGTGATCAAATTGCATAGGATGAAGCCGTTCAATGCCCTGACTTTCCAAAGGGCGGATAATCAGATCATCACATTGGAATTGGTTGCCAAACATCATATAACTGTCTTTTATTGGAGGTGGAGGCTTGGGAGCCAGGCCTTCCTGAATATTTTCATCTGTATATTCCTTGATATACTGCATGGGAGGTGGTGGAAGTGCACTCACTTGTTGTGGTTCACCCATTGTGAAAAGATCAGGAACCTAGAGAAACAGACCAAAGCTTTAGAGTAGAACTGGAAAACAAACATTGTCacataaataactagaaacagaaCTTCTtcgtttccactttttttttctggcagtaTGGGATTCAGGGTAAGATGATCTCCTTAGTTTCTAAAACTACCATATTTGTAACAGGGAAAGGTTGCCGTGCTTTTCTAATTAGGTTATTATATCCTTGATCATCCAAGTACTTTTCCTTCTCTACTAAATTCTTTCATtagcataaaaaagaaatgatttattATCTTCCCTTCTATAAAAAAATCTTGATTCCACATCCCTCACCAGTTATGCCCCATCTCTCTACTCTTCTTCATAGCCAAACTACACATGCTGTCTCTCCATCTCAAGTCCCAATCACTTCTGCTTTATATTATAGATTGATTTTCAAAAGCAAACACATATAATTCTAATAAATACTTTAATAAAATCAACTTTGCTCACATTCAGGCACCTAGTAGCATCTGAGTTTCCTGTACAAAATGATGATCTAAGTCTAAACACTTACCTCACCCTGTCCACAAAGTACTATAGAATTTTTTATGGACACATCAACTTTTTGCATCTACTACAGAAATTTCAAATTCAAACGTATCTTCCATAGCCACATAATCTCTACTGCTTTCATTTTAAGCCTAGATACATTATAACATGAAAAGATATTGCTGTTTTGGATTGATTTTACCACAATTTCGTGATATATCAGAGGGGGTGagtaacaaaacaaataaaataggcACTTTTATAACTGAAATTTGTAAGGTACTGTGGGTAGCTGTGGACAACGCTGAGCTTCTACCAAGCCTCAGTGGTAGAGGAGATGACACTGAAAGCCAAAGGGGCAGTGGACACGGACACCATGAGCTACTATGACTATGCCAACTGACAATTCATTGTTGTACTAGCCTTCTACATCTTTTTGTCATTCTCCAATTCGGCCTCCACCTTCAACCACTCCACTAAAACTGCTCATCAAAGTAATAAACAATCACTACATGGCCAAATCCAATAGTTATTTTTTCTGAGTTTATCTTATTCATTCTCTCAGTAGCATAAGAAttgcctcttcttccttctcaatACTCTCCTTCTCCATCCCCCGTGCCCCTCCCCCCTTCTGtaactcttcttttcccccaacTCAATGACCACTTCCTCTGTTTCCTCTGATGCCTCTCCTTCTCTAATCAAACTTGAGACAAAATGTTGGTGTCTCAGATCTGCCCTGGACTCTTCTCTCTCTAAATTAGGAAACCTAAAATTCCAGTACAAAGGGAAAAGACAGGGAACATAACAGAAAGGTGTCAAGCACTCTGTGGCAGGGATTACATGCCAGATTTCAAAGCCTCCAGACAATAATACACATCCTGATTTTTCAGGAGATGGTATATATTCAGATTTTTATGAGAAAtccctcaatttttaaatattggtaaTCAAATCTACAAATTGTGAAATACTGTGGAACCAAAAAGAATATACCTACACAATCTTTGTGATCAGCAGACCACTAGTTTAAGATTTCTGCTCCATATTTCTCCCTCGTGTGATCTCAATCAATTTCATAACTTTACATCTATCTCAGTGCTTCTCAGCAAAGACAGATTTTTCCTCCCAGGGGATTGACGACaaggtctggagacattt
This region of Tamandua tetradactyla isolate mTamTet1 chromosome 20, mTamTet1.pri, whole genome shotgun sequence genomic DNA includes:
- the MED7 gene encoding mediator of RNA polymerase II transcription subunit 7 produces the protein MGEPQQVSALPPPPMQYIKEYTDENIQEGLAPKPPPPIKDSYMMFGNQFQCDDLIIRPLESQGIERLHPMQFDHKKELRKLNMSILINFLDLLDILIRSPGSIKREEKLEDLKLLFVHVHHLINEYRPHQARETLRVMMEVQKRQRLETAERFQKHLERVIEMIQSCLASLPDDLPHSEAGMRVKSEPMDADDSSNCTGQNQQQRENSSHRRDQIIEKDAALCVLIDEMNERP